Proteins encoded in a region of the Pseudanabaena sp. BC1403 genome:
- a CDS encoding photosystem II S4 domain protein → MLPRDLLNHVENRETISRLLDLGDRAIQTWEVVCSDFLSPPEVAEALRVFGKMTEIQCIAWGGYEQAERQRLAIARSELPLDISMVSLTPISISGNFLFDTATHRDFLGALLGCGIERQKVGDVNVLGEKGAQAIVVPELLEYLQLHFTQVRTVPVKVNAIDWEELKIRIPVTKELTSTEASLRLDAIASFGFGMSRSKMVDLINGEDVRVNWKTISSPNFQLKAGDLIAIRGKGRVTIGEIMITKKERYRVQMTRSV, encoded by the coding sequence ATGCTACCCCGTGACCTCCTTAATCATGTAGAAAACAGAGAAACGATTAGCCGACTATTGGATTTAGGCGATCGCGCTATCCAAACTTGGGAAGTCGTGTGCAGCGATTTTTTGTCGCCGCCCGAAGTTGCTGAGGCATTGCGAGTATTTGGCAAAATGACCGAGATCCAATGCATAGCATGGGGCGGTTACGAGCAAGCCGAACGCCAAAGATTAGCGATCGCTCGTAGTGAGTTGCCCCTTGATATATCAATGGTCAGCCTCACACCGATCTCGATCTCTGGTAATTTTTTATTCGACACCGCCACCCATCGCGATTTTCTCGGTGCTTTGCTGGGCTGTGGCATCGAGCGCCAAAAGGTCGGCGATGTGAATGTCTTGGGTGAAAAAGGCGCACAGGCGATCGTTGTACCTGAGTTGTTGGAATATTTGCAACTCCATTTCACTCAAGTCCGCACAGTTCCCGTTAAGGTAAATGCCATCGATTGGGAAGAACTCAAAATTCGCATACCTGTAACAAAAGAACTCACTTCCACTGAAGCTTCCTTGAGATTAGATGCGATCGCCTCTTTTGGTTTCGGAATGTCGCGCAGCAAAATGGTGGACTTGATCAACGGCGAAGATGTGCGCGTCAATTGGAAGACTATATCTTCGCCCAATTTTCAACTCAAAGCAGGTGACCTCATCGCGATTCGTGGCAAAGGACGAGTCACGATTGGCGAAATTATGATTACTAAGAAAGAACGTTATCGAGTGCAAATGACGCGATCGGTTTAA